The following proteins are co-located in the Desulfatitalea tepidiphila genome:
- the tsaD gene encoding tRNA (adenosine(37)-N6)-threonylcarbamoyltransferase complex transferase subunit TsaD: MRVLGIESSCDETAAAIVEDGRRILSSAVASQVAIHHPYGGVVPELASRKHIEAVVPVVEQAIGDAGLRIEEIDAVAATQGPGLVGCLLIGFSFAKAFAFARGLPWVGVDHLEGHLYSIRLGDDPPEFPYVALLASGGHTGIYHVASENSHELLGQTRDDAAGEAYDKVAKMLGLGYPGGAVIDHLAAQGNADAIAFTRPYLEKDQFDFSFSGLKTAVNRYIQTHPQAAEERCADIAAAFQEAVMDVLVHKLLYAAEVKGCSRVAVVGGVAANRRLRERLATDGAARSLAVHMPPMALCGDNAAMIAAVGYYHLGRGERTDLDADVYSRKPRC, translated from the coding sequence ATGCGTGTCCTCGGTATCGAATCCTCCTGTGATGAAACGGCGGCGGCCATTGTCGAAGACGGGCGCAGGATATTGTCGTCTGCGGTGGCGTCGCAGGTGGCGATTCACCATCCATACGGCGGCGTGGTGCCGGAGTTGGCATCGCGCAAGCACATCGAGGCCGTGGTGCCGGTGGTCGAGCAGGCCATCGGCGATGCCGGGCTCAGGATCGAAGAGATCGATGCCGTGGCCGCCACCCAGGGACCGGGGCTGGTGGGTTGTCTGCTGATCGGTTTTTCCTTTGCCAAAGCCTTTGCCTTTGCACGTGGATTGCCCTGGGTGGGGGTCGATCACCTGGAGGGGCATCTCTATTCGATTCGTCTCGGAGACGATCCGCCTGAATTTCCCTACGTGGCGCTGCTCGCATCCGGCGGTCACACGGGCATCTACCATGTAGCCTCGGAAAACAGCCACGAACTTCTCGGCCAGACCCGTGACGATGCGGCCGGCGAGGCCTATGATAAAGTGGCCAAGATGCTCGGGCTGGGTTATCCGGGCGGTGCAGTCATCGACCACCTGGCCGCCCAGGGCAACGCGGATGCCATTGCCTTTACCCGGCCCTATCTGGAAAAGGATCAATTCGATTTCAGCTTCAGCGGTCTCAAGACGGCGGTCAACCGCTATATCCAGACGCATCCCCAGGCCGCAGAGGAACGGTGCGCCGACATCGCCGCCGCGTTTCAGGAGGCGGTCATGGATGTGCTGGTGCACAAGCTGCTTTACGCAGCCGAGGTCAAAGGGTGTTCGCGGGTGGCCGTGGTGGGCGGTGTGGCGGCCAATCGGCGTTTGAGAGAACGTCTTGCGACAGATGGCGCCGCCCGTTCGCTTGCGGTGCACATGCCACCCATGGCCTTGTGTGGGGACAATGCCGCCATGATCGCGGCGGTGGGATATTATCACCTGGGCAGGGGCGAGCGCACCGATCTCGACGCGGATGTCTATTCGCGCAAGCCCCGGTGTTGA
- the purM gene encoding phosphoribosylformylglycinamidine cyclo-ligase has protein sequence MDKPLTYSDAGVDIDKADQLVHTIKKIAQKTRVPGVMGEIGGFGGLFSLNTANMESPVLVSSTDGVGTKLKIAFLMDKHDTVGIDLVAMCVNDIIVQGAKPLFFLDYLATGKIEDEKLTQIIGGVGAGCQEAHCALIGGETAEMPGFYADGEYDLAGFAVGLVDNNKIVDGSEIQVGHQMIGIASSGLHSNGYSLVRKICFDVLKMDVHTHVPDLGRTLGEELLTPTRIYSETVQHLIRGLPIRGLAHITGGGIVNNVLRIIPKACGIALHRGSWETPPIFKFLQEAGKVTDDEMLRVFNNGIGMVTVVPEDAAQDIVARLLAMKEKAWVIGEITERESGGDSRFRWM, from the coding sequence ATGGACAAACCGTTAACATACAGCGATGCCGGCGTTGACATCGACAAGGCCGACCAACTGGTTCATACGATCAAGAAGATCGCCCAAAAGACCCGGGTACCGGGTGTTATGGGCGAGATCGGCGGCTTCGGCGGGCTCTTTTCCCTCAACACCGCCAACATGGAAAGCCCGGTGTTGGTCAGTTCCACCGACGGGGTGGGCACCAAGCTCAAAATCGCCTTTCTCATGGACAAGCACGACACGGTGGGGATCGACCTGGTGGCCATGTGCGTCAACGATATTATCGTGCAGGGAGCAAAGCCTCTGTTTTTCCTGGACTATTTGGCTACCGGGAAGATCGAGGACGAGAAGCTGACCCAGATCATCGGCGGCGTCGGCGCCGGATGCCAGGAGGCGCACTGTGCCCTGATCGGGGGAGAGACCGCCGAGATGCCGGGGTTTTATGCCGACGGCGAGTACGACCTGGCCGGTTTCGCCGTGGGATTGGTCGACAACAACAAGATCGTGGACGGATCGGAGATCCAGGTCGGCCACCAGATGATCGGCATCGCCTCCAGCGGCCTGCACAGCAACGGCTATTCGCTGGTGCGCAAGATCTGTTTCGATGTGCTCAAGATGGATGTCCACACCCATGTTCCGGACCTGGGCCGGACCCTGGGAGAAGAGCTGCTCACGCCCACGCGGATCTATTCCGAGACCGTGCAACATCTGATCCGCGGGCTGCCGATCCGGGGATTGGCCCATATTACCGGCGGCGGCATCGTCAACAATGTGCTGCGGATCATTCCCAAGGCTTGCGGGATTGCGCTGCACCGCGGCAGTTGGGAAACCCCGCCGATATTCAAGTTTTTGCAGGAGGCGGGCAAGGTGACCGATGACGAGATGCTGCGAGTGTTCAACAACGGGATCGGCATGGTGACCGTCGTTCCCGAAGACGCCGCCCAGGACATCGTCGCCCGCCTGTTGGCCATGAAGGAGAAGGCCTGGGTCATCGGCGAAATCACCGAGAGGGAAAGCGGGGGCGATAGCCGTTTTCGCTGGATGTAG
- a CDS encoding sigma-54-dependent transcriptional regulator translates to MNRRNRLLIVDDDAGHLTTLKTICRSWKYEVLTATDGGEAVAAVRAEPVDLVLMDVRMAHVSGIEALGQIKAYNPAIPVIIMTAYSSVESAVEALKAGAYDYLIKPLDFEELKITIERACEHAGLKVENERLRAQLALDWGTSRIIGNSQAMKDLMEMIAMVAPSDATVLITGESGTGKELVARSLHLNSPRKDHPLVVVNCAAMAESLLESELFGHEKGAFTGADRRREGRFKQADRGTLFLDEIGETSPAMQAKLLRVLQEKEIVRVGGEETLPVDVRIVAATNRDLEKEVSEDRFREDLFYRLNVITLKVPPLRERREDIPLLANHFLHGFAEKNRKTAKGFAPLAMDMLLHYDWPGNVRELENAVERAVVLMTGEHITEKQLPLNIAKDYAQSKEIDPTPAVAPPTDGTRSLEEIEKEAILATLAATDGNKSETARRLGITRKTLHNKLKNYGIG, encoded by the coding sequence ATGAATAGACGCAACCGGTTACTGATCGTCGACGACGATGCCGGGCACTTGACTACTTTGAAGACCATTTGCCGCAGTTGGAAGTATGAGGTCCTCACGGCCACGGATGGCGGCGAAGCCGTGGCGGCCGTGCGTGCCGAGCCGGTGGATCTGGTACTCATGGACGTGCGTATGGCCCATGTGAGCGGCATCGAGGCGCTCGGGCAGATCAAGGCCTACAATCCAGCCATCCCCGTGATTATCATGACTGCCTATTCGTCGGTCGAATCGGCGGTGGAGGCGCTCAAGGCCGGCGCTTACGACTATCTGATCAAACCCCTCGATTTCGAAGAGCTCAAGATCACCATCGAGCGGGCCTGCGAACATGCCGGCCTCAAGGTCGAAAACGAACGGCTGCGGGCGCAGCTGGCCCTCGATTGGGGGACGAGCCGCATCATCGGCAACAGCCAGGCCATGAAGGATCTCATGGAGATGATCGCCATGGTGGCGCCGTCCGATGCCACGGTGTTGATCACTGGCGAGAGCGGCACCGGCAAGGAACTGGTCGCTCGTTCCCTGCACCTCAACAGTCCGCGCAAGGATCATCCCCTGGTGGTGGTCAACTGTGCGGCCATGGCCGAATCGTTGCTCGAGTCGGAGTTGTTCGGCCACGAAAAGGGCGCCTTCACCGGGGCGGACCGACGCCGTGAGGGCCGTTTCAAACAGGCGGACCGTGGCACCCTGTTTTTGGACGAGATCGGCGAGACATCGCCGGCCATGCAGGCCAAGCTGTTGCGCGTGCTTCAGGAGAAGGAGATTGTGCGCGTGGGCGGCGAAGAGACGCTGCCGGTGGATGTGCGCATTGTGGCCGCCACCAACCGCGACCTGGAAAAAGAGGTGAGCGAAGACCGCTTTCGGGAGGATCTATTCTACCGCCTGAACGTCATCACCCTGAAGGTGCCGCCGCTGCGGGAGCGAAGAGAAGACATCCCGTTGCTGGCCAACCATTTTCTCCACGGATTTGCCGAAAAGAATCGCAAGACGGCCAAAGGTTTCGCTCCGTTGGCCATGGACATGCTGCTCCATTACGATTGGCCCGGCAACGTGCGCGAACTGGAAAATGCGGTGGAGCGCGCCGTGGTCCTGATGACCGGCGAGCACATCACCGAAAAACAACTGCCGCTCAACATCGCCAAAGACTATGCGCAGTCCAAGGAGATCGATCCGACCCCTGCCGTTGCGCCGCCGACCGACGGCACCCGCTCCCTCGAAGAGATCGAGAAAGAGGCAATTCTGGCGACCCTGGCGGCCACCGATGGCAACAAAAGCGAAACCGCCCGGCGCCTGGGCATCACCCGCAAGACCCTGCATAACAAGCTGAAAAATTACGGTATCGGCTAA
- a CDS encoding 2-oxoacid:acceptor oxidoreductase subunit alpha — protein sequence MHPTIRFVQGNEACVEGALYAGLQFFAGYPITPSTEIAEHLAVRLPRYGGKFIQMEDEISSMCAIIGASLTGHKVLTATSGPGFSLMQEALGYAVMAEIPCVIVNVQRGGPSTGIPTHISQGDVNQARWGTHGDHAIIALTASNHQDVFTTTVEAFNMAETYRTPVILLYDEVVGHMRERLDIPEAGQIPLVERLRTSVREGVDYHPYLPREDGRLPMSDFGGVHRYNVTGLYHDMWGFPSDDPKVVHGLIRHLVDKIESNVEAIARYKTYYLDDARTVLVSYGATARSALHVVQSMRNKGQKFGLFELQTLWPFPYDIIGEAIGRAKQVIVVEMNMGHICSEVKRALNNPRNVFLINRIDGVFITPTDIRQGLRLIEGKGV from the coding sequence ATGCATCCCACCATCCGATTCGTTCAAGGCAATGAAGCTTGCGTGGAAGGTGCGTTATATGCCGGGCTGCAATTTTTCGCCGGGTATCCGATTACCCCCTCCACCGAGATTGCCGAGCACCTGGCCGTCCGGTTACCCCGGTATGGCGGCAAGTTTATCCAGATGGAGGATGAAATTTCTTCCATGTGCGCCATCATCGGCGCCTCCCTCACGGGACACAAGGTGCTTACGGCCACCAGCGGCCCCGGTTTTTCCTTGATGCAGGAGGCCCTGGGCTACGCCGTCATGGCGGAAATACCCTGTGTGATCGTCAACGTGCAACGCGGCGGTCCTTCCACGGGAATTCCCACGCACATCAGCCAGGGCGATGTGAACCAGGCCCGCTGGGGGACCCATGGCGATCATGCCATTATTGCCTTGACCGCCTCCAACCACCAGGACGTATTCACCACGACGGTGGAGGCCTTCAACATGGCCGAAACTTACCGAACCCCGGTCATCCTGCTTTACGACGAGGTGGTGGGCCACATGCGCGAGCGGCTCGATATCCCTGAAGCGGGTCAGATCCCGCTGGTCGAGCGACTGCGTACGTCGGTGCGCGAAGGAGTCGATTATCACCCCTACCTGCCCCGTGAGGACGGCCGCCTGCCCATGTCCGACTTCGGCGGCGTACACCGTTACAACGTCACCGGCCTTTACCACGACATGTGGGGATTTCCGTCGGACGATCCCAAGGTCGTGCACGGCCTCATTCGTCACCTGGTGGATAAGATCGAAAGCAATGTGGAGGCCATTGCCCGCTACAAGACCTATTACCTGGACGATGCGCGGACCGTCCTGGTCTCCTATGGGGCGACGGCCCGTTCGGCCCTGCACGTGGTCCAGAGCATGCGCAACAAAGGCCAGAAGTTCGGTCTTTTCGAGTTGCAGACCCTTTGGCCGTTTCCCTACGACATCATCGGCGAAGCCATCGGCCGCGCTAAGCAGGTCATCGTCGTCGAGATGAATATGGGCCATATCTGCAGCGAGGTAAAGAGGGCGTTGAACAACCCGCGCAACGTCTTTTTGATCAATCGGATCGATGGGGTCTTCATCACGCCGACCGATATTCGGCAGGGGTTGCGTTTGATCGAAGGCAAAGGTGTATAG
- a CDS encoding ATP-binding protein, with the protein MTEAHPKKSARKTGMQISPWVILGSTAILIVVVIVLAIQKANREQRHMSEILSAKGAVLIRAVEAGTRTGMMGMSWGGAQIQRLLEETGRLPDVRYMAVVDPDGKAVAHSDPEMIGKPFDQGRKLLHLGSDLQENWELVDLGEEGRVFEVHRPFRPMLAGRGPGSTRMYGMMRRHGTVPPQNDDWFSASDQKQLLIVAGLDVEPFEAAIREDLNTTLVLSVVLVLLGFAGFVSLFWMYSYRATKRSLQDASAFADKVVASLPVGLIATDQQGRITFFNAAAERITGLKREETGGQPADMLLPSTLCGLKELLDSGQTIAEQEMECRFISGRTVPVSVSAARIVNELDAYVGQILILRDLGEVRRLQDEVRRQEKLAALGGLAAGVAHEIRNPLSSIKGLATFFSGQFEAGSEGREAAEVMVQEVDRLNRVITELLSFARPSDIKRRRIDIAPIVTRAVGLIQQDAANQRVQVELKMDDGLCPVLIDPDRMAQCLLNLLINAIEAMVDGGQLTVRCERVDPGEVRVAISDTGQGMAPDEMAKIFDPYYTTKSQGTGLGLAIVHKIVEAHGARLNVESAPGRGTTFLLHLPCADEDRTAQGGRRDE; encoded by the coding sequence ATGACAGAGGCACATCCTAAAAAGAGCGCCCGCAAAACCGGCATGCAGATTTCGCCCTGGGTTATCCTGGGATCGACGGCGATCCTGATCGTCGTGGTAATCGTGCTTGCGATCCAGAAGGCCAATCGGGAGCAGCGCCACATGTCGGAGATCCTCAGCGCCAAGGGCGCGGTGCTCATCCGGGCCGTGGAGGCCGGCACGCGAACCGGAATGATGGGGATGTCCTGGGGCGGGGCCCAGATCCAGCGATTGCTCGAAGAGACCGGCCGGTTGCCGGACGTGCGCTACATGGCTGTCGTGGATCCGGACGGAAAGGCGGTGGCCCACAGCGATCCGGAGATGATCGGCAAACCTTTCGATCAGGGACGCAAGCTGTTGCACCTGGGGTCCGACCTGCAGGAGAATTGGGAGTTGGTCGATCTGGGTGAGGAGGGCCGAGTCTTTGAAGTGCATCGCCCGTTTCGACCCATGTTGGCGGGAAGAGGGCCGGGAAGCACCCGCATGTACGGTATGATGCGGCGTCATGGGACGGTGCCGCCCCAGAATGACGACTGGTTTTCAGCCTCCGATCAGAAACAATTATTGATCGTGGCCGGTCTGGACGTCGAACCCTTCGAAGCGGCCATTCGCGAAGATTTAAATACCACCCTGGTGCTTTCGGTCGTGCTGGTTCTGCTGGGATTTGCGGGTTTCGTCTCTCTATTCTGGATGTACAGCTATCGCGCCACCAAACGCTCCCTTCAGGATGCCAGCGCCTTTGCCGACAAGGTGGTGGCCAGCCTGCCGGTCGGCCTGATCGCCACCGATCAGCAGGGGCGCATCACCTTTTTCAATGCAGCGGCCGAACGCATCACCGGTTTGAAAAGGGAAGAAACGGGCGGCCAACCGGCCGATATGCTGCTGCCTTCGACCCTTTGCGGTTTGAAAGAGTTGCTCGACAGCGGCCAAACGATTGCCGAGCAGGAGATGGAATGCCGTTTTATCAGCGGCCGGACCGTGCCGGTGAGCGTCAGTGCCGCTCGCATCGTCAACGAGCTCGACGCTTATGTCGGGCAGATTCTCATTCTAAGGGACCTGGGCGAGGTGCGCCGCTTGCAGGACGAGGTGCGCCGGCAGGAAAAATTGGCTGCGCTCGGGGGCTTGGCCGCCGGCGTGGCCCATGAAATCCGCAATCCCCTCAGCTCGATCAAGGGGCTGGCCACTTTCTTTTCCGGTCAGTTCGAAGCGGGCAGCGAGGGCCGGGAGGCGGCCGAGGTGATGGTCCAGGAGGTGGATCGCCTGAACCGGGTGATCACCGAGCTGCTCTCCTTCGCCCGTCCGTCGGACATCAAACGGCGGCGGATCGATATCGCGCCCATCGTGACCCGGGCGGTCGGTTTGATTCAGCAGGACGCGGCCAATCAGCGCGTCCAGGTCGAATTGAAAATGGACGATGGGTTGTGCCCGGTCCTCATCGACCCGGACCGCATGGCCCAGTGCTTGCTCAATCTGCTGATCAACGCCATCGAGGCCATGGTCGATGGCGGACAATTGACCGTGCGCTGCGAGCGGGTCGATCCGGGCGAGGTGCGGGTCGCGATCAGCGATACGGGCCAGGGCATGGCACCCGATGAAATGGCTAAAATTTTCGATCCCTACTACACCACCAAGAGCCAGGGCACGGGATTGGGGTTGGCCATCGTGCATAAAATCGTCGAGGCCCACGGAGCGCGGCTCAACGTGGAGAGCGCGCCGGGACGTGGCACGACCTTTCTGCTGCATCTGCCCTGTGCGGATGAGGACAGAACAGCACAGGGAGGGCGTCGCGATGAATAG
- a CDS encoding 4Fe-4S dicluster domain-containing protein produces MTRPKLKELQINRDWCKGCGICVAFCPTQVLEMDPLDKAVVARKEDCIVCRACELRCPDLAITVVEQTSGTDEAGR; encoded by the coding sequence ATGACCCGACCTAAATTGAAAGAACTGCAGATCAATCGTGACTGGTGCAAGGGATGCGGCATTTGTGTCGCCTTTTGCCCGACGCAGGTCCTTGAGATGGACCCACTCGACAAAGCGGTCGTGGCCCGCAAGGAAGATTGCATCGTCTGCCGGGCCTGCGAATTGAGATGTCCGGACTTGGCCATAACGGTGGTTGAGCAAACGTCCGGGACCGACGAGGCCGGCAGATAA
- a CDS encoding glycoside hydrolase family 3 N-terminal domain-containing protein — MMQARDLTDSQKAGQRLMVGFTGTDLNDELRYAIDTLQVGGIILFSRNILSPEQIRDLCGDAQDYAVRCGQPPLFVAIDQEGGVVARLKPPFTQFAGNPAMTSPADAIAFARTTADELNRIGVNMNMAPVLDVPPPEGPSVMLERAFGRDPQWVARMGRLVIEALQNNGIMAVGKHFPGIGRTVLDSHKDLPDLEIDLETLRSRDLIPFEAAIQSEVSGLMLSHIRYTRIDPIWPASISTTMAGDLLRDEIGYEGLVLTDDLDMGAIAKYYALPDIVTQCLSGTVDLLLICHTGPNIEAAFHAIRHAIQTDDDLAQLSHASLARILAAKEKFLLD, encoded by the coding sequence ATGATGCAGGCTCGCGATCTCACCGACAGTCAAAAAGCCGGACAGCGTCTGATGGTCGGCTTCACCGGCACAGATCTCAACGACGAGTTGAGGTATGCCATCGACACCCTCCAGGTGGGCGGCATCATCCTCTTTTCGCGCAATATTCTTTCTCCCGAGCAGATCCGCGACCTGTGCGGCGATGCCCAGGATTATGCGGTCCGTTGCGGGCAGCCGCCCCTCTTTGTCGCTATCGACCAGGAAGGCGGGGTGGTGGCGCGTCTCAAGCCGCCTTTCACCCAATTTGCCGGTAACCCGGCCATGACATCGCCGGCGGATGCCATCGCCTTTGCCCGGACCACGGCCGACGAGTTGAACCGGATCGGGGTCAACATGAACATGGCACCGGTTCTCGACGTGCCACCCCCCGAAGGCCCCAGCGTCATGCTCGAACGCGCTTTTGGCCGGGATCCACAATGGGTCGCGCGCATGGGCCGCCTGGTGATCGAAGCATTGCAGAATAACGGCATCATGGCCGTGGGCAAGCATTTCCCGGGCATCGGTCGCACGGTCCTCGATTCCCATAAGGATCTGCCTGACCTGGAGATCGACCTGGAGACGCTGCGGTCCCGCGACCTCATCCCCTTCGAAGCGGCCATTCAATCGGAGGTGAGCGGCCTCATGCTTTCTCATATCCGCTACACCCGCATCGACCCCATATGGCCGGCCAGCATTTCCACCACTATGGCCGGCGACCTGCTGCGCGATGAGATAGGATATGAAGGGCTGGTGCTCACCGATGACCTGGACATGGGCGCCATCGCCAAATACTACGCCCTACCCGATATCGTCACCCAATGTCTCAGCGGCACCGTGGACCTTCTGCTCATCTGCCACACGGGACCGAACATCGAGGCCGCTTTCCACGCGATCCGGCACGCCATACAGACCGACGACGATTTGGCACAGCTAAGCCACGCCTCCCTGGCGCGCATCCTGGCCGCCAAGGAAAAATTTCTGTTGGATTGA
- a CDS encoding 2-oxoacid:ferredoxin oxidoreductase subunit beta: MAVKDYLRERFFPHMWCAGCGHGIVLNNMIRAIEKLGMSKNEIVMVSGIGCSSRITGYVDFHTLHTLHGRALAFATGVKLSKPELNVIVAMGDGDALAIGGNHFIHAARRNIAMTALVMNNRIYGMTGGQYSPLSGYGTLATTAPYTNIDQGFDTVQLSIAAGATFVARTTTYHVKEMTDIIRQAILHDGFSVVEILSQCPTYFGRKNKIGDAAAMMRQFKDGTTPIGSKAAKSDPGLIERGIFLQVDRPEYCSEYDKVIERARSADHTTT, translated from the coding sequence ATGGCGGTCAAAGATTATCTTCGCGAACGTTTTTTCCCCCACATGTGGTGTGCGGGGTGCGGTCATGGAATCGTGCTGAACAACATGATCCGCGCCATCGAAAAACTGGGTATGAGCAAAAACGAAATCGTGATGGTGTCGGGCATCGGTTGCTCGTCGCGAATTACCGGATACGTCGATTTTCACACCCTGCACACGTTGCATGGGCGCGCCCTGGCCTTTGCCACCGGTGTGAAACTGAGCAAGCCCGAGCTCAACGTGATTGTGGCCATGGGCGACGGGGATGCATTGGCCATCGGCGGCAACCATTTTATTCATGCCGCCCGTCGCAACATCGCCATGACGGCTCTGGTGATGAACAACCGCATTTACGGGATGACCGGCGGGCAGTATTCGCCGCTTTCCGGGTACGGTACCCTGGCCACCACGGCGCCGTATACCAACATCGACCAGGGATTTGACACGGTCCAACTCTCCATTGCCGCCGGGGCGACCTTCGTCGCCCGCACCACCACCTATCATGTCAAGGAGATGACCGATATCATCCGGCAGGCCATCTTGCACGACGGCTTTTCGGTGGTCGAGATCCTTTCGCAATGTCCGACCTACTTCGGCCGTAAGAACAAGATCGGTGACGCCGCCGCCATGATGCGCCAGTTCAAGGACGGCACCACCCCGATCGGCTCCAAGGCGGCCAAGTCGGATCCGGGCCTCATCGAACGGGGCATATTCCTTCAGGTGGATCGTCCGGAGTATTGCAGCGAGTATGACAAGGTGATCGAGCGCGCTCGAAGCGCCGATCACACAACCACATGA
- a CDS encoding 2-oxoacid:acceptor oxidoreductase family protein produces the protein MGRTRLVFSGSGGQGVVTAAIILAEAAVLYDGLTAVQTQSYGAAARGGATRADVIISEDPINYPMVVQPNVLVCLTQEAYHKYAPIIRPGGLLISDSRYVNTERRVDAIQKQLPLYDTVMQHLGTPLAFNICMLGAVLGFTHLVTLPAVQKVLTARVPQRFLEMNTKALDLGLALVRDPGA, from the coding sequence ATGGGAAGAACACGATTGGTTTTTTCGGGATCCGGAGGCCAGGGGGTGGTCACTGCAGCCATCATCCTGGCAGAGGCGGCCGTGCTGTACGACGGCCTGACGGCCGTCCAGACCCAATCCTATGGCGCTGCCGCCCGGGGCGGGGCCACGCGGGCCGATGTCATCATTTCTGAAGACCCCATCAACTATCCGATGGTGGTGCAGCCCAATGTGCTCGTTTGTCTGACCCAGGAAGCCTACCACAAATATGCCCCCATCATCCGGCCCGGGGGCTTACTGATATCCGACAGCCGTTACGTCAACACCGAACGCCGGGTGGACGCGATCCAGAAGCAATTGCCCCTGTATGATACGGTAATGCAACACCTCGGAACGCCACTGGCTTTCAACATTTGCATGCTCGGTGCGGTGTTGGGCTTTACCCATCTGGTTACACTGCCAGCTGTACAAAAGGTGTTGACGGCCCGCGTGCCGCAACGTTTTCTGGAAATGAACACCAAAGCATTGGACCTTGGTTTGGCGCTGGTGCGGGACCCGGGGGCTTGA
- the mltG gene encoding endolytic transglycosylase MltG: MFKLKYLLLLIIALLIAVAGAAGWIAVDLHRFANRPADGEEHSHIVSVAPGESFGMLSARLEKAGVITSDIRFKIIARLSGDDKRLRAGEYALSTAMTPMEIIDILASGKVLLHRLTIPEGYTIDQVATEVEKAGLASAEEFSRLARDPSLVSELQLDGPSLEGYLFPDTYHFPREVSARGIITTMVNAYQSLVTDEWRNRAHELDLSIHDIVTLASIIEKETGAPSERPIIASVFHNRLKKRMRLESDPTVIYGIESFDGNITRRHLSSATPYNTYVIRGLPPGPIANPGRAALEAALYPAETDYLFFVSKKDGTHYFSKTIAEHTEAVRKYQLRRKRH; the protein is encoded by the coding sequence TTGTTTAAATTAAAATACCTCTTACTGCTCATCATTGCGCTGCTGATCGCCGTGGCAGGGGCTGCGGGCTGGATTGCCGTCGACCTGCACCGCTTCGCCAATCGCCCGGCGGATGGTGAGGAACACTCGCACATCGTCTCGGTGGCCCCGGGAGAGAGCTTCGGGATGCTCTCTGCCAGGCTGGAAAAAGCAGGGGTCATCACCAGCGACATTCGGTTCAAGATCATAGCCAGGCTCAGCGGAGACGACAAACGGCTCAGGGCCGGCGAATATGCGCTATCCACGGCGATGACACCGATGGAAATCATCGACATCCTGGCCAGCGGCAAGGTACTGCTGCATCGCCTCACCATACCGGAAGGTTACACCATCGACCAGGTCGCGACCGAAGTCGAAAAGGCCGGTCTGGCATCGGCAGAGGAATTCAGCCGGCTGGCCCGCGATCCGTCGCTGGTGTCGGAGCTGCAACTCGACGGCCCCAGCCTCGAAGGGTATCTCTTCCCCGACACCTATCATTTTCCCAGGGAGGTGTCGGCCAGGGGCATCATCACGACGATGGTGAACGCTTACCAATCCCTCGTCACCGATGAGTGGCGAAACCGCGCCCATGAGCTCGATCTCTCGATACACGACATCGTCACCCTCGCTTCGATCATCGAAAAAGAGACCGGCGCTCCCAGTGAGCGTCCCATTATCGCTTCGGTCTTTCATAACCGACTGAAAAAGCGCATGCGCCTGGAAAGCGATCCCACGGTGATCTACGGTATCGAGTCGTTCGACGGAAACATTACCCGTCGCCATCTGAGTAGCGCGACGCCCTACAACACCTACGTGATCCGCGGGCTGCCGCCGGGCCCCATCGCCAATCCGGGTCGGGCCGCTTTGGAAGCGGCACTTTATCCCGCGGAAACCGATTACCTCTTTTTTGTATCGAAAAAGGACGGGACGCACTACTTCTCGAAAACCATCGCGGAACATACGGAGGCGGTGCGAAAGTATCAGCTGCGCCGGAAACGCCATTAG